One window of Triplophysa rosa linkage group LG8, Trosa_1v2, whole genome shotgun sequence genomic DNA carries:
- the aste1a gene encoding protein asteroid homolog 1, which produces MGVRGLKSYIESNKNILKDLPFRDSQLIIDGCNLYYSLYFYFQLDQIHGGDYDAFKDSIKQFFTNLKACDIHPYVVLDGGADHTDKKFETLKVQKQGRIRRAHNLSVGRRGECPPLLIKNVFRQTLQELKVPFVQCLEEADWEIAALAKQWNCPVLSNDSDFYIFDLPAGLFPTVCFRWKNIRVNRLNKKYIPTKHFTVERLCASFNNMNKELLPVFACILGNDYVNLQNVAYLNWEVHSVHGGDFARIDGLLCWLSKCPEPEMAIDEILKLIPHNKDEVREALFKGIKEYKLKKGSLAQFFHSKTPTPCSGPLRALPTWTLRHIFEGKMGSILVDVLVLKRVMFRSQVEDFERPSSSETSRPIRQVIYGLILLGEPQMADKHLLAAKASTGTDKCYVTEFDREGLNLTSSKVEAIGTNVKEGLQLETLWKEPHTLRLQVFLEAFGVPSVTFRGIPLHLQLQVFVTRFWLVNAQPQPKLLHLWGLLLGMVQGRLSNKPNTQTDTQLRLKCRGRIPMDREAAHLYSQWQSCLKWGLCLNCLLCLPLPEPECARLYRGTLVHQVVQELKRGIRPESMLVRGSNAEHLFRQLNDAVLSLVDEDVMKRISAGDIHRSVGKTQSDKSSKNRSADELSSCFEDLMYEDTEDCNDEEVNGEERKAKGHKADKTECSSYTIRTRHKAKERNSKHPSKKSERRCFE; this is translated from the exons ATGGGAGTCCGTGGCTTGAAGAGCTACATTGAgagtaacaaaaacattttaaaggatTTGCCTTTCAGAGACAGTCAACTCATAATCGACGGATGTAACTTGTACTACAGCCTATACTTCTACTTTCAACTGGATCAGATTCACGGAGGAGATTACGATGCCTTTAAAGATTCGATCAAACAATTTTTCACAAACCTTAAGGCCTGTGATATTCACCCATACGTTGTACTCGATGGAGGAGCAGACCACACCGACAAAAAATTTGAGACCCTCAAGGTACAAAAACAGGGCCGAATACGAAGGGCCCACAACCTGTCTGTGGGACGAAGGGGGGAGTGCCCACCTCttcttattaaaaatgtgttcagaCAGACGCTTCAGGAACTCAAGGTGCCATTCGTTCAATGCCTGGAAGAGGCTGATTGGGAGATCGCTGCTCTGGCGAAACAGTGGAATTGTCCGGTACTATCCAACGATAGCGACTTCTATATATTCGACCTCCCAGCGGGACTTTTCCCTACTGTATGTTTCCGGTGGAAAAACATAAGAGTGAACAGACTAAACAAAAAGTACATCCCAACCAAACATTTTACAGTGGAAAGACTATGTGCGTCTTTCAACAACATGAACAAGGAGCTTCTCCCGGTCTTCGCGTGCATTTTAGGCAACGATTACGTGAACCTGCAAAACGTTGCCTATCTCAATTGGGAGGTCCATTCAGTTCATGGTGGCGACTTCGCCCGTATTGACGGCTTGCTTTGCTGGTTATCCAAGTGCCCAGAGCCCGAAATGGCCATCGATGAGATTCTCAAGCTAATACCACACAACAAGGATGAAGTTCGAGAAGCACTGTTTAAGGGCATCAAAGAGTACAAGCTCAAGAAGGGTTCTCTTGCCCAATTCTTTCACTCGAAAACACCAACACCCTGTTCAGGCCCACTGAGAGCTCTGCCAACGTGGACCCTAAGGCACATATTTGAGGGAAAGATGGGCTCCATTCTTGTAGATGTGTTGGTATTGAAAAGGGTAATGTTCAGATCTCAGGTTGAAGATTTCGAGCGCCCCAGTAGCAGCGAAACATCTCGTCCCATACGACAGGTGATATACGGTTTAATACTGTTGGGAGAACCACAAATGGCAGACAAACACCTTTTAGCTGCTAAAGCATCTACTGGCACAGACAAGTGTTATGTCACAGAGTTTGACAGAGAAGGATTAAATCTTACCAGTTCTAAAGTTGAAGCTATAGGGACAAACGTTAAAGAAGGACTTCAGCTGGAAACATTGTGGAAG GAACCGCATACCTTGCGACTTCAGGTTTTCTTGGAGGCTTTTGGCGTGCCGTCAGTAACTTTCAGAGGTATCCCGCTTCACTTGCAGCTGCAGGTGTTCGTGACACGCTTCTGGCTAGTGAATGCACAGCCTCAGCCGAAACTGCTGCACCTTTGGGGTCTCCTACTGGGGATGGTTCAGGGAAGGCTCAGCAACAAGCCCAACACCCAAACAG ACACACAGTTAAGGCTAAAATGTCGAGGAAGGATCCCTATGGACCGTGAAGCAGCTCATCTCTACAGCCAATGGCAGTCCTGTCTGAAGTGGGGTCTCTGTCTGAATTGTTTACTGTGTCTTCCACTTCCTGAACCCGAGTGTGCACG GTTGTACCGTGGAACTCTGGTGCACCAGGTCGTTCAAGAACTTAAGAGAGGCATCAGACCCGAGTCTATGCTGGTGAGGGGCTCCAACGCCGAGCACCTATTCCGACAGTTGAATGATGCCGTTCTGAGTTTGGTGGATGAAGACGTTATGAAGAGAATCAGTGCAGGAGACATACACAGATCTGTTGGCAAAACACAAAGCGATAAAAGTTCCAAAAATCGATCCGCAGATGAACTGAGCAGCTGCTTTGAAGATCTGATGTATGAAGATACTGAAGACTGTAATGACGAAGAAGTCAATGGAGAAGAAAGGAAGGCCAAAGGTCACAAAGCAGACAAGACTGAATGTTCCTCCTACACCATCCGTACCAGACACAAAGCCAAAGAACGCAACTCTAAGCATCCCTCTAAGAAATCTGAGAGGAGATGCTTTGAGTAG
- the LOC130558586 gene encoding uncharacterized protein LOC130558586: protein MLVMLSVVVFMSLVYQGLSVVSYGTDFITTFPENIAYYHTNDSMTTLKITAFHNHTVVKVTVNYTLVYGTTLDSGQIQNVHFPISFKQYNFKHFLHCVRVVGTSRIVVLWITKRADSIQTNVVQPIKNLGYFYSIPALNYSKDYSKVTGLRNIPYPFAPISINRTNNTFRLIIINAENVTNYVSVSIISGFSPNHSVSLNPYEVYQVYTNSSVSVSSVRKVAVLLTHPCMETPGCGCNMVVSQVLTSNLWGDKFVIPALSITNAIWLHVSSLSTVYFKEQNLRSLNDFWSQLIPFPYLDEESPSINADSPTPLWIVSPGSVIEIIPITMFAACYLVLFNSTEGEIVVIAEKGHEGGVHIDHDPLESPHWKVGHNSGYSSVSMSLNGTHVIWHPTLKIGVYMFERMNGGILYGGTAIPLSEEPDPHGCLDKPAKFIPGTHPMTWPESHQYCLNETYQLLTPNSTDAQTQMVDWLFKHNYSDDVWIGLRRSLLTLDWYWQAGHESIHDVSYTEWAYEHPGDPWKAMCASGNLDSNKNFFWKSVACCMKMIPVCYKESTYFKDLASETLDAFVSEILS, encoded by the exons ATGCTAGTGATGCTGTCTGTTGTGGTATTCATGTCACTGGTTTACCAGG GGCTGTCAGTGGTGAGCTACGGAACAGATTTCATCACAACGTTCCCAGAGAACATCGCCTACTACCACACCAACGATTCCATGACCACGCTGAAAATCACCGCTTTCCACAATCACACCGTGGTCAAAGTGACCGTCAACTACACCTTAGTATATGGAACAACACTGGATTCTGGACAGattcaaaatgtgcattttccCATTTCTTTTAAGCAGTACAATTTCAAACACTTCCTTCATTGTGTGAGAGTTGTTGGCACCAGCCGTATCGTGGTGCTTTGGATCACCAAGCGAGCAGACAGCATACAGACTAATGTTGTTCAGCCCATAAAAAATCTCGGCTATTTTTATTCAATACCCGCGTTGAATTACAGCAAGGATTACAGCAAGGTCACGGGCTTGCGTAACATTCCATATCCGTTCGCTCCGATTTCCATTAACAGAACAAACAACACCTTCAGACTGATCATTATCAATGCTGAAAACGTAACGAACTATGTTTCTGTGAGCATTATTTCTGGCTTTTCCCCGAATCATTCCGTGAGCCTGAACCCCTACGAAGTTTACCAGGTTTATACCAACAGTTCAGTTTCTGTTAGCTCTGTAAGAAAGGTGGCTGTACTGCTCACCCACCCATGTATGGAAACACCAGGGTGTGGATGCAACATGGTGGTGAGCCAGGTTCTAACCTCAAATCTGTGGGGTGACAAATTTGTTATACCAGCGTTGAGCATCACAAATGCAATTTGGCTTCATGTGTCGTCCTTATCGACGGTGTATTTTAAAGAACAGAATCTACGTTCTTTAAATGATTTCTGGTCACAGCTAATCCCCTTTCCCTACCTTGATGAGGAATCCCCATCTATTAATGCAGACAGCCCAACACCCCTCTGGATTGTTAGTCCAGGCTCTGTCATTGAAATAATCCCCATTACCATGTTTGCAGCCTGCTACCTGGTGCTGTTCAATTCAACAGAAGGTGAAATTGTTGTGATAGCTGAGAAAGGCCACGAGGGTGGTGTACATATAGACCACGACCCGCTTGAATCCCCTCACTGGAAAGTCGGCCACAATTCAGGGTATTCCTCAGTTTCAATGTCCCTTAATGGTACACATGTCATTTGGCATCCGACTTTGAAGATTGGAGTCTACATGTTTGAGAGAATGAACGGGGGAATTCTTTACGGAGGCACGGCTATACCTTTAAGTGAAGAGCCAG ACCCACATGGATGTCTGGATAAACCTGCAAAGTTCATTCCCGGTACTCATCCTATGACCTGGCCCGAGTCTCATCAATACTGCTTGAATGAAACATACCAGCTCCTAACTCCCAACAGTACGGATGCCCAAACGCAGATGGTCGACTGGCTGTTTAAACACAATTATTCCGATGATGTCTGGATCGGACTGAGACGCAGTTTGCTCACATTAGACTGGTACTGGCAGGCGGGACATGAGAGCATTCACGACGTGAGCTACACAGAGTGGGCCTATGAACATCCAGGTGATCCATGGAAAGCCATGTGTGCTTCTGGGAACCTTGATAGTAATAAGAATTTCTTCTGGAAGAGTGTGGCATGTTGTATGAAAATGATACCTGTGTGCTACAAAGAGAGTACCTACTTTAAGGATTTGGCCTCTGAAACTCTAGATGCCTTTGTTTCTGAGATTTTGAGCTAA
- the LOC130558587 gene encoding uncharacterized protein LOC130558587, translated as MFVILLIASTFSQGLTMVSYGNDFITAFPENVAYFYPYTSRRILRITALHNDTTFTVHFNNTEKTSSVLESGKTATMLFPKTAEVHQLGSSSNSIRITSDNDIVVHSFSQTNIGTLLEKSVQTHVVQPITNLGTNYLIPSLNHSDLIQTFNRSSPDPWYQRNSSFKLIIINAEYTENTVTIVKNISGSVQEEKIKISSYQLIQIQANASLIKVESSHKVAVILTHPCLEMTASCKCNMIVNQILPTEFQGQNFVVPYIPSITQSRLLMTSNDKSTSLSHSNVQLQPSPSGLLSLSDQTKSQYVNTSGNVSLTLISPGLFIEVIPENMFAACYLLQVYSDVSSTNKQALVIAETSSKTNLHKQNNLVTNAVWFDIPGTKYSSAPVSLSESTTVIWHPTSKIAVYILENTGTTVYGGPAIAINTQLDEFGCVAIPGHYEVGNEHLSWAESLAYCMSLQKHLACPTREDIQKELPGKVDTAEEEAWIGLRRSLMTTNWYWQRTPSTTPLPSPSVDYFHWADEHPDENFTGLCASLSLNEKDKFKWKSAKCCEKKRPVCYTPAIGFYPLPLDTPLQLF; from the exons ATGTTTGTGATTCTTCTAATTGCATCAACATTTAGCCAAg GTCTCACAATGGTGAGCTATGGAAATGATTTCATCACAGCATTTCCAGAGAACGTAGCTTACTTCTACCCATACACATCCAGAAGAATTCTAAGAATCACCGCCCTGCATAATGACACTACCTTCACTGTCCACTTCAACAACACTGAAAAAACATCATCAGTTCTGGAGAGTGGCAAAACTGCAACTATGTTGTTTCCAAAAACTGCTGAAGTACATCAACTAGGCTCCTCCAGTAACTCTATCCGAATTACCAGTGACAATGACATCGTAGTACATTCTTTCAGTCAGACAAATATAGGTACCCTTCTAGAGAAAAGTGTCCAGACCCATGTTGTTCAACCCATCACAAATCTTGGCACAAACTATTTGATCCCTTCGCTGAACCACTCAGACCTTATCCAAACGTTCAACAGATCTTCGCCAGACCCCTGGTACCAAAGAAACAGCTCGTTCAAGCTGATCATCATCAATGCAGAGTACACAGAAAACACTGTCACGATAGTGAAGAACATTTCAGGCAGTGTGCAAGAAGAAAAAATCAAGATCTCATCATACCAGCTCATCCAGATACAGGCCAATGCTTCACTGATTAAGGTTGAATCTAGCCATAAAGTAGCAGTGATTCTGACTCATCCATGTCTAGAAATGACAGCCTCATGTAAATGCAACATGATAGTGAATCAGATTCTTCCCACAGAATTTCAGGGTCAGAACTTTGTTGTGCCGTACATTCCGAGTATAACCCAGAGCCGCTTACTTATGACATCAAATGACAAGTCAACTTCTCTATCTCACAGTAATGTTCAGTTACAGCCTAGTCCATCAGGGCTTCTGTCACTTTCAGATCAGACGAAATCTCAGTACGTAAACACGTCGGGAAACGTGTCCCTCACACTGATCAGTCCAGGTCTTTTCATTGAAGTGATCCCAGAAAACATGTTTGCTGCCTGCTACCTGCTGCAGGTCTATTCAGACGTCAGCAGCACTAACAAACAGGCCTTAGTGATAGCAGAAACTAGCAGCAAAACTAAtctacacaaacaaaacaacctgGTTACAAACGCGGTGTGGTTTGATATTCCTGGCACAAAATACTCTTCAGCTCCAGTAAGTTTATCAGAGTCAACAACTGTCATCTGGCATCCAACCTCAAAGATTGCCGTTTATATTCTGGAAAACACTGGCACGACAGTTTATGGAGGACCAGCTATAGCTATAAATACACAACTAG ATGAGTTCGGCTGTGTGGCGATTCCTGGACATTATGAAGTCGGAAATGAGCATCTTAGTTGGGCTGAGTCCCTGGCTTACTGCATGAGTCTTCAAAAACACCTCGCCTGTCCTACAAGGGAAGACATTCAGAAAGAACTGCCTGGAAAGGTTGACACTGCAGAGGAGGAGGCTTGGATTGGACTACGACGTAGTCTAATGACAACAAACTGGTACTGGCAGAGGACACCATCAACAACACCATTACCGTCACCATCTGTGGATTACTTTCACTGGGCTGATGAGCATCCAGATGAGAATTTTACGGGCCTTTGTGCTTCACTGTCACTAAATGAGAAAGATAAGTTCAAATGGAAGAGTGCAAAATGCTGTGAAAAAAAGCGTCCTGTATGCTACACACCCGCAATAGGCTTTTATCCTTTACCCTTAGATACACCTCTTCAACTTTTCTAG
- the LOC130558585 gene encoding uncharacterized protein LOC130558585, with product MTSRSDTVMFVILLIASTFTQGLTIVSYGKKFITAFPENVGYFYPYNSFRGLRVTTLHSGTSFTVFYNGGQTTESSLQGGKTVFVSFPNTFEVHQLNYSSYSIRITSDNDIVVHSFSQTNIGTATIPEKSVQTHVVQPITNLGTDYLIPSLNHSDLIQTFSGSPAPYWSQRYGSFKLIIINAEDTENTVTIFRNISGSVQEEKIKISSYQLIQLQANASLFKVKSSHKVAVILTHPCLENTASCKCNMIVNQILPTEFQGQNFVVPYIPGITQSLFLITSNDKSTSLFHSNVQLQPNPSGLLSLSDQTKSQYVNASGNVSLKLISPGLFIEVIPENMFAACYLLQVYSDVKNALVIAETGSKTNVHNQNSPVTNAAWTEITGTKYSSAIIPLTEQYTFIWHPSSKIAVYILENTGTTVYGGPAIPINTQPDEFGCVVIPGQFEIRNEPLNWTESLGHCTSLQKHLACPTREYNQMDLANTVNTTEDEEAWIGLRRSLMTTDWYWQRQTPSTTSLPSSSVDYVHWADGQPLGSLKGLCASLSLDQDDEFKWKSAKCCEKKRPVCYKPPIYFYVELLYQVVYIQL from the exons ATGACGTCAAGGTCAGATACAGTCATGTTCGTGATTCTACTGATTGCATCAACGTTTACCCAAG GTCTCACGATAGTGAGCTATGGAAAAAAATTCATCACAGCATTTCCAGAGAACGTGGGTTACTTCTACCCATACAATTCTTTTAGAGGTCTAAGAGTCACCACCCTCCATAGCGGCACTTCCTTCACTGTCTTCTACAACGGTGGACAAACAACAGAGTCATCCCTACAAGGGGGAAAAACTGTGTTTGTGTCGTTTCCAAACACTTTTGAAGTACATCAACTGAACTACTCCAGTTACTCAATCCGAATTACCAGTGACAATGACATTGTGGTACATTCTTTCAGTCAGACAAATATAGGTACAGCTACCATTCCAGAGAAAAGTGTCCAGACCCATGTTGTTCAACCCATCACAAATCTTGGCACAGACTATTTGATCCCTTCGCTGAATCACTCAGACCTTATCCAAACGTTCAGCGGATCCCCGGCACCCTACTGGTCCCAAAGATACGGCTCGTTCAAGCTGATCATCATCAATGCAGAGGACACAGAAAACACTGTCACAATATTCCGGAACATTTCAGGCAGTGTGCAAGAAGAAAAAATCAAGATCTCATCATACCAGCTCATCCAGTTGCAGGCCAATGCTTCACTGTTCAAGGTTAAATCTAGCCATAAAGTTGCAGTGATTCTGACTCATCCATGTCTAGAAAATACAGCCTCATGTAAATGCAACATGATAGTGAATCAGATTCTTCCCACAGAATTTCAGGGTCAGAACTTTGTTGTGCCGTACATTCCTGGTATAACCCAGAGCCTCTTTCTTATTACATCAAATGACAAGTCTACTTCTCTATTTCACAGTAATGTTCAGTTACAGCCTAATCCATCAGGGCTTCTGTCACTTTCAGATCAGACGAAATCTCAGTACGTAAACGCATCGGGAAACGTGTCCCTCAAACTGATCAGTCCAGGTCTTTTCATTGAAGTGATCCCAGAAAACATGTTTGCTGCCTGCTACCTGCTGCAGGTCTATTCAGACGTCAAGAATGCTTTAGTGATAGCTGAAACTGGCAGCAAAACTAATGTACACAACCAAAACAGTCCTGTTACAAATGCTGCATGGACTGAGATTACCGGCACAAAATACTCTTCAGCTATAATACCTTTAACAGAGCAATATACCTTCATCTGGCATCCATCCTCAAAGATTGCCGTTTATATTCTGGAAAACACTGGCACGACAGTTTATGGAGGACCAGCTATACCTATAAATACACAACCGG ATGAGTTCGGCTGTGTGGTGATTCCTGGACAGTTTGAAATCAGAAATGAGCCTCTTAACTGGACTGAGTCCCTGGGTCACTGCACGAGTCTTCAAAAGCACCTCGCCTGTCCTACAAGGGAATACAATCAGATGGATTTGGCCAATACGGTTAACACAACAGAGGATGAGGAGGCTTGGATTGGTCTGCGACGTAGTCTGATGACAACAGACTGGTACTGGCAGAGGCAAACACCATCAACAACATCATTACCATCATCATCTGTGGATTACGTTCACTGGGCTGATGGGCAGCCACTGGGCAGTTTGAAGGGCCTTTGTGCTTCTTTGTCATTGGATCAGGACGATGAGTTCAAATGGAAAAGTGCAAAATGCTGCGAGAAAAAGCGTCCTGTATGCTACAAACCCCCAATATACTTTTATGTGGAGCTTTTATATCAAGTAGTATACATACAACTTTAG
- the LOC130558588 gene encoding uncharacterized protein LOC130558588 has protein sequence MFLILLIASTFTQGLTIVSHGNSFITAFPENLAYFYPFTSSIILTVTALHEDTSFTVYFNNTQRTIPNLQRGATTKVMFPKTAEVHQLNFSTNSIRITSTKNVVVQSFSQTGTGTILEKSVQTSVVQPITNLGTDYLIPPLKQLDLIQTFGGSPAPFSSQRYSSFKLIIINAEDTENNITIVKNISGSVQEENFTIPSYQLIQLQANASLFKVKSNHKVAVILTHPCLEMTACKCNMIVNQILPTEFHGQNFVVPYIPGITQSRLLMTSNERSTSLSHSNVQLQPSSSGLLSLSFQTKSQYVNASGNVSLKLISPGLFVEVIPENMFAACYLLQVYSDVKNALVIAETGSKTNVHNQNSPVTNAAWTEITGTKYSSAIIPLTEQYTFIWHPSSKIAVYILENIGTTVYGGPAIPINDQPDELGCVVIPGQFEVKNEPLNWTESLAHCTSLQSQLACLTKEDIQMELANMINTTEDEEAWIGLRRSLMTTDWYWQRTPSTTPLPSSSVDYIHWADGQPLDKSKGLCASLSLDREDAFKWKSAKCCEKKRPVCYKPPTVLTALTSGVTQNIS, from the exons ATGTTTTTGATTCTTCTGATTGCATCAACGTTTACCCAAG GACTTACAATAGTGAGCCATGGAAACAGTTTCATCACAGCATTTCCAGAAAATTTAGCTTACTtttacccattcacttctagtATAATTCTTACAGTCACCGCCCTGCATGAAGACACTTCCTTCACCGTCTACTTCAACAACACACAAAGAACAATACCAAACCTGCAGAGAGGGGCAACCACAAAAGTGATGTTTCCAAAAACTGCTGAAGTACATCAACTAAACTTCTCCACTAACTCGATCCGAATTACGAGTACCAAAAATGTTGTAGTACAGTCTTTCAGTCAGACAGGTACCGGCACCATTTTGGAGAAAAGTGTCCAGACCAGTGTTGTTCAACCCATTACAAATCTTGGCACAGACTATTTGATCCCTCCACTAAAGCAGTTAGACCTTATCCAAACGTTTGGCGGATCCCCGGCACCCTTCTCGTCCCAAAGATACAGCTCGTTCAAGCTGATCATCATCAATGCAGAGGACACAGAAAACAACATCACGATAGTCAAGAACATTTCGGGCAGTGTGCAAGAAGAAAACTTTACAATCCCGTCATACCAGCTCATCCAGTTGCAGGCCAATGCTTCACTCTTCAAGGTTAAATCTAACCATAAAGTTGCAGTGATTCTGACTCATCCATGTCTAGAAATGACAGCCTGTAAATGCAACATGATAGTGAATCAGATTCTTCCTACAGAATTTCATGGTCAGAACTTTGTTGTGCCGTACATTCCGGGTATAACCCAGAGCCGCTTACTTATGACATCAAATGAAAGGTCAACTTCTCTATCTCACAGTAATGTTCAGTTACAGCCTAGTTCATCAGGGCTTCTGTCACTTTCATTTCAGACGAAATCTCAGTACGTAAACGCGTCGGGAAACGTGTCCCTCAAACTGATCAGTCCAGGTCTTTTCGTTGAAGTGATCCCAGAAAACATGTTTGCTGCCTGCTACCTGCTGCAGGTCTATTCAGACGTCAAGAATGCTTTAGTGATAGCTGAAACTGGCAGCAAAACTAATGTACACAACCAAAACAGTCCTGTTACAAATGCTGCATGGACTGAGATTACCGGCACAAAATACTCTTCAGCTATAATACCTTTAACAGAGCAATACACCTTCATCTGGCATCCATCCTCAAAGATTGCCGTTTATATTCTGGAAAACATTGGCACGACAGTTTATGGAGGACCAGCTATACCTATAAATGATCAACCAG ATGAGTTGGGCTGTGTGGTGATTCCTGGACAGTTTGAAGTAAAAAATGAGCCTCTTAACTGGACTGAGTCCCTGGCTCACTGCACGAGTCTTCAAAGCCAACTTGCCTGTCTTACAAAGGAAGACATACAGATGGAGTTGGCCAATATGATTAACACAACAGAGGATGAGGAAGCTTGGATCGGACTACGTCGTAGTCTGATGACAACAGACTGGTACTGGCAGAGGACACCATCAACAACACCATTACCATCATCATCTGTGGATTACATTCACTGGGCTGATGGGCAGCCACTGGACAAATCTAAGGGCCTTTGTGCGTCGTTGTCACTGGATCGTGAAGATGCATTCAAATGGAAAAGTGCGAAATGCTGTGAGAAAAAGCGTCCGGTCTGCTACAAACCCCCAACAGTCCTTACTGCTTTAACTTCAGGtgtaacacaaaacatttcttag